A single region of the Oleispira antarctica RB-8 genome encodes:
- the purL gene encoding Phosphoribosylformylglycinamidine synthase — protein sequence MLELRGAPAFSDFRLIKMLAKLQAAVPRVASVYAEFVHFADTTSELTDPQLEVLGKILKYGPKADVQDTTEGSALSSSHFFLVVPRIGTISPWSSKATDIVNNCGIKEVDRIERGTAFYISTKEGALTAAELETVRGLIHDRMVEVVLNDSAAAEQLFLHAEPQPMSSIDILAGGRAALEQADKELGMALASDEIDYLLEAYKKLDRNPTDIELMMFAQANSEHCRHKIFNASWVIDGEVQEESLFQMIKNTYKNHSVGVLSAYSDNASVIAGATAGRFFPNSETRAYSYNEEPMHILMKVETHNHPTAIAPHAGAATGSGGEIRDEGATGRGSKPKAGLTGFTVSDLKIPGFEQDWESNYGKPGRIVSALDIMLEGPLGGAAFNNEFGRPNLCGYFRTFEEEYNGEVRGYHKPIMIAGGYGNIRDEHVLKGDIPVGARLIALGGPAMQIGLGGGAASSMASGQSNEDLDFASVQRENPEMERRCQEVIDRCWQMGDTNPIAFIHDVGAGGLSNAFPELVSDGGRGGKFELRNIHNDEPGMSPLALWCNESQERYVMAVAESDMDIFDAICARERCPYAVVGIATEEDHLTVTDSHFDNTPIDLPLDVLLGKTPRIHKDVVTKQGEQEEFTGADLDLADAAERILKLPTVASKSFLITIGDRSITGTVARDQFVGPYQVPVADCAVTTSSYDSLVGEAMAMGERTPMALINAPASGRMSVGEAITNIAAAKIEKLSDIKMSANWMCAAGHPGEDEKLYQTVKAIGMELCPELDITIPVGKDSMSMKTAWNDNGVDKAVTAPLSVVLTAFAPITDASKTLTPELKTIEEATDLILIDLGNGQNRLGASCIAQVYGKLGKTSADLDDAEDLAAFFAVIQGLNQDDIILAYHDRSDGGLFATVTEMAFAGRTGVTIKLDTLADSEDELASALFNEELGAILQVRRSDVEFVLAQLQGAGLGEMSHIIGVLNEDDQVEFNFNEEEVLANSRMTYQRFWAQTSYEIQAIRDNSECAKQEFDRLLDAEDPGLNAELTFDINEDITANFSAAYERGEAQKPRVAILREQGVNGQIEMAAAFERAGFATVDVHMSDMLSGAVSLQDFRGLIACGGFSYGDVLGAGEGWAKSILFNATARAEFEGFFKREDTFALGVCNGCQMLSNLHELIPGAEHWPHFVRNKSEQFEARVALVEVQKSDSILLQGMEGSRMPIAIAHGEGHAEFADAADKAAVNANAQVALRYVDNYGQVTEAYPANPNGSVDGITGLTAAGGRVTIMMPHPERVFRAVQNSWVPSEWTEEDGAWMRMFRNARAWCK from the coding sequence ATGCTTGAACTACGTGGCGCCCCTGCGTTTTCCGATTTTCGTTTAATTAAAATGCTCGCCAAATTACAAGCGGCAGTTCCTCGCGTGGCTTCTGTTTACGCTGAGTTTGTGCATTTTGCAGATACGACGTCTGAACTGACAGATCCGCAGCTAGAGGTTTTAGGCAAAATCCTAAAATATGGCCCTAAAGCGGATGTTCAAGATACAACAGAAGGTTCCGCATTATCCTCGAGCCATTTCTTCCTTGTGGTTCCTCGTATAGGCACTATCTCTCCTTGGTCGTCTAAGGCGACCGATATCGTTAATAACTGCGGTATTAAAGAAGTTGATCGTATTGAGCGGGGTACGGCTTTTTACATCAGTACTAAAGAAGGCGCATTAACGGCTGCTGAACTTGAAACCGTACGCGGTTTGATTCACGACCGTATGGTTGAAGTTGTATTAAACGATAGCGCCGCTGCCGAGCAATTATTCTTGCACGCTGAGCCGCAGCCAATGAGTTCGATTGATATCTTGGCTGGTGGCCGAGCTGCACTTGAACAAGCTGACAAAGAATTGGGTATGGCGCTGGCAAGCGACGAGATCGATTATTTACTTGAAGCTTATAAAAAGCTGGATCGCAACCCAACTGATATCGAATTGATGATGTTTGCTCAGGCAAATTCAGAGCACTGCCGTCATAAGATCTTCAACGCAAGTTGGGTGATAGATGGTGAAGTGCAAGAAGAATCATTATTCCAAATGATTAAAAATACCTACAAAAATCACAGTGTGGGTGTTTTGTCGGCTTATTCGGATAACGCCTCTGTTATCGCCGGTGCTACCGCAGGTCGTTTCTTCCCTAATAGTGAAACACGCGCTTATTCGTATAATGAAGAGCCAATGCACATATTAATGAAGGTAGAAACGCACAATCACCCAACGGCGATTGCTCCTCATGCGGGTGCGGCGACGGGCAGTGGTGGTGAAATTCGTGATGAAGGCGCAACGGGTCGTGGTTCTAAGCCGAAAGCGGGCTTAACCGGTTTTACGGTTTCAGATTTGAAAATTCCGGGTTTCGAGCAAGACTGGGAATCGAACTATGGTAAGCCAGGGCGTATTGTTTCTGCTTTGGATATCATGCTAGAAGGTCCTTTAGGCGGAGCTGCGTTTAACAACGAATTTGGCCGTCCTAACTTATGTGGTTATTTCCGTACCTTCGAAGAAGAATATAATGGCGAAGTCCGTGGATACCATAAGCCTATTATGATTGCTGGCGGTTATGGCAACATCCGTGACGAGCACGTATTAAAAGGTGACATCCCTGTAGGCGCTCGCTTGATTGCTTTGGGTGGCCCAGCCATGCAAATTGGTTTGGGTGGTGGCGCGGCCTCTTCAATGGCTTCTGGTCAGTCGAATGAAGATTTAGATTTTGCCTCTGTTCAGCGTGAAAACCCTGAAATGGAACGCCGTTGTCAGGAAGTGATCGATCGCTGCTGGCAGATGGGTGATACCAATCCAATCGCCTTTATCCACGATGTGGGCGCGGGTGGTTTATCCAACGCCTTCCCTGAGCTTGTTAGTGATGGCGGCCGTGGTGGTAAGTTTGAACTGCGTAACATTCATAACGACGAGCCGGGCATGAGCCCATTGGCGTTGTGGTGTAACGAGTCGCAAGAGCGTTATGTGATGGCGGTTGCTGAAAGTGACATGGATATCTTTGATGCGATCTGTGCTCGTGAGCGCTGCCCGTATGCGGTAGTAGGTATCGCAACCGAAGAAGATCACTTAACTGTGACCGATAGCCATTTTGACAATACCCCAATCGATCTTCCTTTGGATGTTTTATTGGGCAAGACTCCGCGTATTCATAAAGATGTTGTGACTAAGCAGGGTGAGCAAGAAGAATTCACCGGCGCTGATTTAGATTTAGCCGACGCCGCAGAGCGTATTCTTAAGTTGCCAACCGTTGCCAGTAAGAGTTTTTTGATCACCATTGGCGATCGCTCGATTACCGGTACCGTTGCGCGTGATCAGTTTGTTGGCCCGTATCAAGTGCCTGTTGCCGATTGCGCAGTAACGACGTCATCTTACGATTCTCTTGTCGGTGAAGCGATGGCGATGGGTGAACGTACCCCAATGGCCTTAATCAACGCCCCGGCTTCTGGCCGTATGTCAGTAGGCGAAGCGATTACTAATATCGCCGCGGCTAAGATTGAAAAATTATCCGATATTAAAATGTCGGCTAACTGGATGTGTGCTGCTGGCCACCCAGGTGAAGATGAAAAGCTCTACCAAACCGTAAAAGCGATTGGTATGGAGCTTTGCCCTGAATTGGATATTACGATTCCAGTAGGCAAAGATTCTATGTCGATGAAGACGGCTTGGAATGACAACGGTGTTGATAAGGCCGTAACTGCGCCTTTATCCGTGGTACTAACCGCGTTTGCGCCGATCACTGATGCGTCTAAAACGTTGACGCCAGAGCTTAAGACTATCGAAGAAGCCACTGACTTGATCTTAATCGATCTTGGTAATGGCCAAAACCGCTTAGGTGCTTCGTGTATTGCTCAGGTCTACGGCAAGCTTGGCAAGACCTCTGCCGACCTGGATGACGCTGAAGATTTAGCGGCGTTCTTCGCTGTGATTCAAGGCTTGAACCAAGACGACATAATCTTGGCGTATCACGATCGCTCTGACGGTGGTTTATTCGCAACCGTTACTGAGATGGCGTTTGCTGGCCGTACGGGTGTAACGATTAAACTGGATACTTTGGCGGATAGCGAAGACGAATTGGCTAGCGCATTATTCAACGAAGAATTGGGTGCGATACTGCAAGTTCGTCGCAGCGATGTTGAGTTTGTATTGGCTCAGCTACAAGGTGCTGGTTTGGGTGAGATGTCTCACATTATCGGTGTATTGAACGAAGACGATCAGGTTGAATTTAACTTCAACGAAGAAGAAGTATTGGCTAATAGCCGTATGACGTACCAGCGTTTTTGGGCGCAGACGTCTTATGAGATTCAGGCTATTCGTGATAATTCAGAGTGTGCTAAGCAAGAATTTGATCGTTTATTAGATGCTGAAGATCCTGGTTTAAATGCCGAGCTAACGTTCGATATTAACGAAGATATTACGGCGAACTTCAGCGCTGCTTATGAACGCGGAGAAGCTCAAAAGCCTCGTGTGGCTATCTTGCGTGAGCAAGGCGTAAACGGCCAGATCGAAATGGCAGCAGCCTTTGAACGTGCCGGTTTTGCTACCGTCGATGTGCACATGAGTGACATGCTTTCCGGCGCAGTATCGCTGCAAGACTTCCGCGGCTTAATCGCTTGTGGTGGTTTCTCTTACGGTGACGTTTTAGGCGCTGGAGAAGGTTGGGCTAAGTCGATCTTATTTAATGCCACTGCTCGAGCAGAATTTGAAGGCTTCTTTAAGCGTGAAGATACTTTCGCACTCGGTGTGTGTAACGGTTGTCAGATGCTTTCTAACTTACACGAGTTGATTCCTGGTGCTGAGCACTGGCCACATTTTGTGCGTAACAAGTCTGAGCAGTTCGAAGCCCGTGTTGCTTTGGTTGAAGTGCAAAAGTCTGACTCTATCTTGTTACAAGGTATGGAAGGTTCGCGTATGCCAATCGCCATTGCTCACGGTGAAGGTCATGCTGAATTTGCTGATGCAGCGGATAAAGCAGCGGTTAATGCCAACGCACAAGTTGCATTGCGTTATGTCGATAACTACGGTCAAGTGACCGAAGCGTATCCTGCTAATCCAAACGGTTCAGTTGACGGCATTACCGGCTTAACGGCGGCGGGTGGTCGAGTGACTATTATGATGCCTCACCCAGAGCGTGTATTCCGCGCCGTTCAGAACTCTTGGGTTCCGAGTGAGTGGACTGAAGAAGATGGCGCTTGGATGCGTATGTTCCGCAATGCGCGTGCTTGGTGTAAGTAA
- a CDS encoding Predicted soluble lytic transglycosylase: MNTRIARITTRLLISLLCLLTITGSVRPNTVEKIRSQGEIVVITRNSPTTYFEDNIGATGYEFELAKAFADYLGVNLVIKQADSLSEIYNAIDRNDAAFAAAGLTATQQQDKWVRFSTPYMQVSQQVIYRRGGMKPKEIFDLAKGQLVVTSDSSHAHQLRKIQGQQIPELTWSESPDFETVELLQMVATGEVDFTVIDSNEFEMLQAYYPNLAIAFDLTGAQPLAWAFPQSRDDSLFKVAQSFFRNAQTNGLLLEVRERFYGHLDQLNYVGAKRFQRQSDKKLSKYDGLFQQAAKRHNLDWRLLAAMSYQESHWNPRAKSFTGVRGMMMLTRRTAKELGVRNRLDPKQSIDGGADYLVKLRKRLPKSINEPDRTWMALAAYNVGYGHLTDARKLAKKDGGDNTRWMDVKNYLPLLSQKRYYKQTRHGYARGSEPVSYVQNIRRYFDVLVWNDNPDLDIALESENLQLSASIRVIPPLL; this comes from the coding sequence ATGAACACTAGAATCGCTCGCATCACCACTCGATTACTCATATCCTTATTATGCCTACTCACGATTACTGGCAGTGTACGCCCGAACACCGTTGAAAAAATTCGTAGCCAAGGCGAGATTGTGGTCATTACTCGCAATAGCCCGACGACCTACTTTGAAGACAATATTGGTGCCACGGGTTATGAATTTGAATTAGCAAAAGCTTTTGCAGACTACCTCGGCGTTAACCTTGTTATTAAGCAAGCCGACAGCTTATCTGAGATTTACAATGCCATTGATCGTAATGACGCAGCGTTTGCAGCCGCAGGCTTAACCGCAACTCAGCAGCAAGATAAATGGGTACGTTTCTCTACACCTTATATGCAGGTGAGCCAACAAGTTATCTATCGCCGTGGCGGTATGAAACCTAAAGAAATTTTTGATCTTGCGAAAGGACAGCTCGTTGTTACTTCCGATAGTAGTCACGCACACCAGTTAAGAAAGATACAAGGGCAACAGATTCCAGAATTAACGTGGAGTGAAAGCCCTGACTTTGAAACCGTTGAGTTATTACAAATGGTTGCGACGGGTGAAGTCGACTTTACCGTTATTGATTCAAATGAATTTGAAATGCTACAAGCTTATTACCCCAACCTAGCCATCGCTTTCGACCTCACAGGTGCACAACCTTTAGCTTGGGCTTTTCCTCAATCAAGAGATGACAGCTTATTTAAAGTAGCGCAAAGTTTTTTCCGTAACGCGCAAACCAATGGTTTATTGTTAGAAGTACGTGAACGTTTTTATGGTCATTTAGACCAACTTAATTACGTAGGTGCTAAACGTTTCCAGAGACAGTCTGATAAGAAACTGAGCAAATACGACGGTTTATTTCAGCAAGCAGCTAAACGCCATAATTTAGACTGGCGCTTATTAGCAGCAATGAGCTATCAAGAATCACATTGGAACCCAAGGGCTAAAAGCTTCACAGGTGTTCGCGGCATGATGATGCTAACACGCCGTACAGCCAAAGAGCTTGGTGTTCGTAATCGTCTAGACCCTAAGCAAAGTATTGATGGCGGCGCTGACTACCTGGTTAAATTACGCAAACGCCTGCCTAAATCAATTAATGAACCTGACCGCACTTGGATGGCTCTAGCCGCCTACAATGTAGGGTATGGTCACCTTACCGATGCCCGCAAATTGGCAAAGAAAGATGGTGGGGATAATACTCGATGGATGGATGTTAAAAATTATTTACCTTTATTAAGTCAAAAACGTTATTACAAACAAACCCGGCATGGCTATGCTCGTGGTAGCGAACCGGTTTCTTACGTGCAGAATATCCGTCGTTACTTTGATGTTTTAGTTTGGAATGATAATCCTGATCTGGACATAGCTCTTGAAAGTGAAAACTTACAACTATCAGCCAGTATTCGAGTTATTCCGCCACTGCTGTAG